A window of Nocardia arthritidis genomic DNA:
AGCATGACCACGGTCATGGGCGACTGGTTCTTCCGCGGTCTCGGGCTCGGCTGGAACGGCGATCTGCTCGGCGATCAGCGCACCGGCGGCAGCCTGGCCTGGGCCAGTGGCGAGGTGCCGCTCGTCGTCGTGATGCTGGCGCTGCTCATCCAATGGTCGCGCAGCGACAAACGCCTGGCCGACCGCACCGACCGGGCCGCCGACCGAGACAACGACGCGGCACTCGCCGCGCACAACGCGATGTTCGCCGAACTCGCCAAGCGGGACCGCGAGGTGCGCAATTGAGGCGACAGTTCTGACCAGGGTGGGTAACCAGGGAGGGATCACGGATACCGTGAACAGCACGATCGCGCGCCCGGCCAGGGTGTATCGATCCGATGTGCGCGCGGCCCGCAAACGGCTGGGCGGACGCATCCGCAAGACACCCGTATTCCACACCACCGTGCGCGGGCCATACGGTCCGGTCCCGGTGACGCTGAAACTCGAATACCTCCAGCACGGCGGCACTTTCAAGGTCAGGGGCAGCCTGAACGCGCTGCTCGAATCCGCCGATCGCGCCGACCAGGTGGTGATCGCCTCTGATGGCAATGCAGGTATCGCGGCCGCACTGGCCGCCGCCGTCCTCGGCAAGGCCTGCACGGTGGTCGTCCCGGAGTCCGCGCCGCACACCAAGGTGGCCGCGATGTGGTCGCACGGAGCCGAGGTGCTGTGGCATGGCACCACCTACGCCGAAGCGTCGCGTTACGCCGACGAGCTGGCGGTGCAGCGAAAAGCGTTGCAGCTGCACGCCTATGACCTGCCCGCGGTGGTCGCGGGCGTCGGTGTGGTCGGGCTGGAACTGGAGGAGCAGGTGCGGGGGCGGCCGCCGGTGCTGCTCGCGGTCGGCGGTGGTGGTCTGCTGGCGGGGGTCGCGGCGGCGCTGGGTAGGCGTCAACAGGTGATCGGCGTTGAGCCGGAAGGGATTCCGACCTTGCACGCGGCGCTGTCGGCCGACCGCCCGGTCGAGGTCGGCGTATCGGGCATCACATCGGATACGTTGGGAGCCAACAGGATCGGGGAGATCGCGTTGGATGTCGCACGGCGCTACGGGGTTCGCTCACTGTTGGTGACCGATGACGCGATCGCCGCCGCGCGAGATTACCTGTGGCGCGAGTTCCGGATCGTCGTCGAATACTCCGGCGCGGCCGCGCTGGCCGCGATACAGAGCGGGGTGTACGTGCCGGCCGAGGGCGAGCGGCCGGTGGTCGTGCTCTGCGGAGCCAACACCGAAGTAGGCGTACTTTAGCGTCTGCTGTGCCGTCTGCTAATGGTCGCTGACCGATAGCTCGGGCGTAGATTGGCTGCTGGCGGCGGTCCGCGCCGTCATCGATCGACGATCCGAGGAGTGGCATCGATGCCCGAGACGACGGATCCGGCGCTGGGCGCGCTGGTCGGCAAGCTCACGCTGGAACAGAAGGTGCGGTTGCTGACCGGCGCCGATATCTGGTCCACCGCGGCCGAACCGGCCATCGGCCTGCGCTCGATGACGTTGTCCGACGGGCCGTCCGGGGTGCGCGGCCCGGTGTGGGACGAGCGCGATCCCTCGCTCAACCTGCCGTCGGCCACCGCGCTCGCCGCCACCTGGGATCTGGCCCTCGCCGCCCGCTACGGCGCCGCATCGGCCGCCGAGGCCCGCCGCAAGGGTGTGCACGTCGTGCTCGGCCCGACCATCAATCTGCATCGAAGCCCGTTGGGCGGCAGGCATTTCGAGGCGTACTCCGAGGATCCACTGCTCACCGGCGAACTCGCGGCCGCGTATGTGGCCGCCGTGCAACGGCATGGCGTCGCAGCGACGCCGAAACACTACGTGGCCAACGATTCCGAGACCGACCGCTTCACCGTAGACGTCGACCTGGACGAGCGGGCGCTGCACGAACTGTATCTGGCCCCGTTCGAGGCCGCGGTGCGCGCGGGCGCCTGGCTGGTGATGTCGGCCTACAACTCGGTGCACGCCGTGACCATGTCCGAAAATCCGCTGCTGACAACGCCGTTGCGCACCGAATGGGGCTTCGACGGTGTGGTGGTTTCGGATTGGACGGCGGTGCGCAG
This region includes:
- a CDS encoding serine/threonine dehydratase; this encodes MNSTIARPARVYRSDVRAARKRLGGRIRKTPVFHTTVRGPYGPVPVTLKLEYLQHGGTFKVRGSLNALLESADRADQVVIASDGNAGIAAALAAAVLGKACTVVVPESAPHTKVAAMWSHGAEVLWHGTTYAEASRYADELAVQRKALQLHAYDLPAVVAGVGVVGLELEEQVRGRPPVLLAVGGGGLLAGVAAALGRRQQVIGVEPEGIPTLHAALSADRPVEVGVSGITSDTLGANRIGEIALDVARRYGVRSLLVTDDAIAAARDYLWREFRIVVEYSGAAALAAIQSGVYVPAEGERPVVVLCGANTEVGVL